The Sulfitobacter sp. SK011 genome has a window encoding:
- a CDS encoding glyoxalase/bleomycin resistance/extradiol dioxygenase family protein has protein sequence MNFETVAAEDFGASLRGIGLNLLVRDVKREVAFLETVFGMKGHRVSSDFAIMTYGDQIFQLHSDGTYHSNPLLGLLPESPPRGTGVEIRLYESDPEAVCAKAEAAGGMILQGPTDKPHGLREAYVLCENGYAWVASRPI, from the coding sequence ATGAATTTTGAGACGGTCGCCGCCGAAGATTTTGGGGCCAGCCTGCGTGGCATTGGATTGAATTTGCTTGTCCGGGACGTGAAGCGCGAAGTCGCCTTTTTAGAGACTGTTTTTGGGATGAAAGGGCACCGTGTAAGTTCTGATTTCGCGATCATGACCTATGGGGATCAGATTTTTCAACTGCACAGTGATGGGACCTATCATTCTAACCCTTTGCTTGGCCTCTTACCGGAAAGCCCGCCTCGGGGCACTGGGGTCGAAATAAGGCTCTATGAAAGCGATCCAGAGGCAGTTTGCGCGAAAGCGGAGGCCGCTGGAGGGATGATTTTACAAGGACCAACTGACAAGCCACATGGGCTGAGAGAAGCCTATGTGTTGTGCGAAAATGGCTATGCCTGGGTGGCAAGCAGGCCGATTTGA
- a CDS encoding class II aldolase and adducin N-terminal domain-containing protein: MSVTQIRSNMDHWQERVDLAAAFRWTARLNMHEGVANHFSLAVNDAGTQFLMNPNQVHFSRIKASDLLMIDAEDSETLSGPNAPDPTAWGLHGGVHRACEHARCVMHVHSIHATVLACLQDSRLPPIDQNCCTFYNRVVIDEDYGGLAFEDEGARCAKLLKDPKQKVMVMGSHGVLVIGDTVADTFNRLYYFERAAETYIRALQTGQPLRRIPDDIAEKTARELEEYADQDTRHLAELKAILDSEGSDYAR, translated from the coding sequence ATGAGCGTAACACAGATCAGGTCCAACATGGACCATTGGCAGGAGCGTGTTGATCTTGCCGCGGCGTTTCGGTGGACCGCGCGGTTGAACATGCATGAAGGGGTCGCAAACCACTTTTCTCTGGCGGTCAACGATGCGGGCACGCAGTTCTTGATGAATCCCAATCAGGTACATTTCAGCCGTATCAAAGCCAGCGATTTGCTGATGATTGATGCCGAAGATTCAGAGACGCTTTCAGGCCCTAATGCGCCAGATCCGACGGCCTGGGGGTTGCACGGTGGGGTCCATCGGGCCTGCGAGCATGCACGCTGTGTCATGCATGTCCATTCCATCCACGCGACAGTTCTGGCGTGTCTGCAGGACAGCCGCCTTCCGCCCATAGATCAGAATTGTTGTACCTTTTACAATCGTGTGGTGATTGATGAGGATTACGGCGGGCTGGCGTTTGAGGATGAAGGCGCGCGCTGTGCCAAACTTCTCAAGGACCCCAAACAGAAAGTGATGGTCATGGGCAGCCATGGCGTTTTGGTGATCGGCGATACGGTCGCGGATACCTTTAACAGGCTCTATTATTTCGAACGTGCCGCAGAAACGTATATTCGGGCGCTGCAGACGGGTCAGCCCCTGCGCCGTATTCCTGATGACATTGCCGAAAAAACGGCGCGTGAATTGGAAGAATATGCTGATCAGGACACAAGACATCTGGCGGAGCTGAAGGCGATATTGGACAGCGAAGGGTCCGATTATGCAAGATGA
- a CDS encoding sterol desaturase family protein, whose protein sequence is MQDEAPKNAVWNYHPPLPLEDPSIFAKGTGIAHIAGWFRRNWLTLSERMLLLLLAIGGYYWLYPPLDVARSFGLVWIFQTYVVNLALVGGIAGALHWYFYMYRGQAKTLKFDGRDQAKNNRAFKFADQVKDNMFWTLTSGVAQLTGFQVVTMWLMANGYAPVITLAENPVWFVVWIVLLPVWSAFHFYWVHRLLHVPFFYTRYHSLHHRNINIGPWSGLSMHPVEHFIYLTSLCVHWIVASHPVHLIFHVLYQGPGAAMSHTGYEDLLIRDKRSLALGTFYHTLHHRYYECNYGNQEMPWDRWFGTFHDGTEAATTDTRARKKRMYAK, encoded by the coding sequence ATGCAAGATGAAGCGCCAAAAAACGCGGTATGGAACTACCATCCGCCTTTGCCGCTGGAGGATCCATCGATCTTTGCCAAAGGTACGGGTATCGCGCATATTGCAGGCTGGTTTCGTCGAAATTGGCTGACGTTGAGCGAACGGATGCTTTTGCTGCTTTTGGCAATCGGTGGCTATTATTGGCTTTATCCACCGCTAGATGTGGCGCGCAGCTTTGGACTTGTTTGGATATTTCAAACCTATGTCGTGAATTTGGCATTGGTCGGGGGTATCGCGGGCGCGCTGCACTGGTATTTCTACATGTATCGGGGGCAGGCCAAGACGCTGAAGTTTGATGGCCGCGATCAAGCCAAGAACAACCGTGCTTTCAAATTCGCTGATCAGGTCAAGGACAACATGTTCTGGACGCTGACCAGCGGTGTGGCGCAGTTGACCGGGTTTCAGGTTGTCACGATGTGGTTGATGGCCAATGGATATGCGCCGGTCATCACCCTGGCGGAAAATCCGGTTTGGTTTGTGGTGTGGATCGTTCTGCTGCCCGTGTGGTCAGCGTTCCATTTCTATTGGGTGCATCGTTTGCTGCATGTGCCATTTTTCTACACGCGCTATCATTCGCTGCATCACCGCAATATCAACATCGGGCCGTGGTCGGGTCTTTCCATGCACCCGGTTGAGCATTTTATCTATCTGACCTCGTTGTGCGTTCACTGGATTGTCGCGTCGCATCCGGTGCATTTGATTTTTCACGTGTTGTATCAGGGGCCGGGGGCAGCGATGTCGCATACTGGATACGAGGATCTGTTGATCCGGGACAAGCGCAGCCTCGCGCTGGGCACGTTCTATCACACGCTGCATCACCGGTATTATGAATGTAATTATGGCAATCAGGAAATGCCCTGGGATCGATGGTTTGGCACCTTTCATGACGGAACCGAAGCCGCAACGACGGACACCCGCGCGCGCAAGAAACGGATGTACGCAAAATGA